The following proteins are co-located in the Chryseobacterium daecheongense genome:
- a CDS encoding acyl-CoA thioesterase codes for MAKKIKKASESLTIMTNIVLPNETNSLRNLFGGELLAKMDRCASISAARHCERRVVTASVNHVSFNHPIPEGGVVVLESKVSRAFSTSMEVYVDVWLDDPINQKKMHTNAGIYTFVAVDEFNRPIPIPEMVPETEEEKERFAAAFRRKELSLILSGRMKPLESVELKKLFQEPK; via the coding sequence ATGGCAAAAAAAATAAAAAAAGCGTCGGAATCCCTGACGATTATGACTAATATTGTTCTTCCCAATGAAACAAATTCTTTAAGAAACCTTTTTGGTGGAGAGCTTTTGGCAAAAATGGATCGTTGTGCCTCAATTTCGGCTGCAAGACATTGTGAAAGAAGAGTAGTGACAGCATCCGTAAACCATGTTTCTTTCAATCATCCTATTCCTGAAGGTGGAGTCGTTGTTCTGGAATCAAAGGTTTCAAGGGCATTTTCTACTTCCATGGAGGTGTATGTTGATGTTTGGTTGGATGATCCCATCAATCAAAAGAAAATGCATACCAATGCAGGTATTTATACGTTTGTTGCAGTGGATGAATTTAATCGTCCGATTCCTATTCCTGAAATGGTTCCTGAAACAGAAGAAGAAAAAGAAAGGTTTGCTGCTGCTTTTCGTAGAAAAGAACTTTCATTGATTCTTTCCGGTAGAATGAAACCTCTGGAATCGGTGGAGCTTAAAAAGCTTTTCCAGGAACCGAAATAA
- a CDS encoding serine hydrolase, with translation MKKHNFVLFLAAFAFLFSCKNKSETKEAVAENTTNLPNYGNVDLSKVFTKADDQLPNKASLVQYIDQYYKKVWDAGDLSGGILVAKGDDILYENYRGFGREGNQMPIDKNTPLHVASVSKTMTAMAMMKLIEAGKIKLSDHLTQYFPGFPYPNVTVQNLLSQRSGLPKYEYFITKIQPVPVELSKTFMTNQDVLNMIIKYKPELARDTDTGFMYCNTNFALLALLIEKITKTPFPQAMKEMVFDPLKMKNTYIFQEKDIPTAAQSFYYGRGKLYPLDRLDLIYGDKNVYTTPRDLFNFSKAMFSKDFLKPELMQMVFTPYSNEKAGMNNYGLGFRMKIFDNGEKLTYHNGWWHGTNSVFAHLLNSKVTIVAIGNKYSNRVYTALALSGLFEDFPVQKDKLHSVMNDNQDSLKNGHEVFGE, from the coding sequence ATGAAGAAGCATAATTTTGTCCTTTTTTTAGCTGCTTTTGCATTTTTGTTTTCCTGTAAGAATAAATCCGAAACTAAAGAAGCTGTAGCAGAAAATACTACTAACCTACCCAACTACGGAAATGTGGACCTGAGCAAGGTTTTTACAAAAGCAGATGATCAATTGCCTAATAAAGCTTCTCTGGTACAATATATTGATCAGTATTATAAAAAAGTATGGGATGCCGGTGACTTAAGTGGTGGAATACTTGTTGCTAAAGGAGATGACATTCTATATGAAAATTACAGAGGTTTTGGAAGAGAAGGGAATCAAATGCCTATTGATAAAAATACACCTCTTCATGTTGCTTCTGTTTCAAAGACGATGACGGCGATGGCGATGATGAAGTTAATTGAGGCTGGAAAAATAAAATTGTCTGATCATTTAACACAATATTTCCCGGGATTTCCTTATCCGAATGTAACCGTTCAGAACTTGTTATCGCAGAGAAGCGGCCTGCCCAAATACGAATATTTTATTACTAAAATTCAACCGGTTCCCGTTGAGCTTTCCAAAACATTCATGACCAATCAGGATGTATTGAATATGATCATCAAATATAAACCTGAACTGGCAAGAGACACAGATACTGGTTTTATGTATTGCAATACAAATTTTGCTTTATTGGCATTGCTGATTGAGAAGATTACAAAAACTCCGTTTCCTCAGGCGATGAAGGAAATGGTATTTGATCCTCTTAAAATGAAAAATACCTATATCTTCCAGGAAAAAGATATACCTACCGCTGCACAGTCCTTTTATTACGGGCGAGGTAAGTTATATCCTTTGGACAGACTTGACCTTATTTACGGAGACAAGAATGTATATACTACTCCAAGGGATCTTTTTAATTTTTCAAAAGCAATGTTTTCCAAGGATTTCTTAAAGCCGGAACTTATGCAGATGGTTTTTACACCTTACAGTAATGAAAAAGCCGGAATGAATAATTACGGATTAGGTTTCCGGATGAAGATTTTTGATAACGGAGAGAAGCTTACCTATCACAACGGATGGTGGCATGGAACGAATTCTGTTTTTGCTCATTTGTTAAATTCAAAGGTGACCATTGTTGCCATTGGAAACAAATATTCCAACAGGGTGTATACAGCATTGGCATTATCCGGATTATTTGAAGATTTTCCTGTGCAAAAAGATAAACTGCATAGTGTCATGAACGATAATCAGGATTCTTTAAAAAATGGACATGAAGTTTTTGGAGAATAA
- a CDS encoding 2-hydroxyacid dehydrogenase, translated as MKILLLDKNHPLITEQLLAKNFILEEDFTSSYDEVCKKIHHYDGVIIRSRIPLDKHFLEKGKKLKFIARVGAGMENIDIPAAEKLGIQLINSPEGNRDSVAEHVVGMLLILMNRLFIASQEVKNGIWLREENRGDELLGKTVGLIGYGNMGKATAKRLSGFGCTVIFHDILPGLSDEYATQVSLKDLKERAEVLSLHIPLTDESYYLIDGPFISDMKNDFYFVNTARGKNIETKSLVEALRAGKVKGACLDVLEFEKSSFENLEAGENEDLQYLLESEKVIVTPHIAGWTHQSKEKLAQVIVDKIVAKFAG; from the coding sequence ATGAAAATCCTTCTTTTAGATAAAAATCATCCCCTTATCACGGAACAGCTTCTCGCAAAAAATTTTATCCTGGAAGAAGACTTTACGTCTTCTTATGATGAGGTTTGTAAAAAAATTCATCATTATGACGGTGTGATTATAAGAAGCAGGATTCCTTTGGATAAGCACTTCCTTGAAAAAGGGAAAAAGCTGAAGTTCATTGCAAGAGTAGGAGCAGGAATGGAGAATATTGATATTCCCGCCGCTGAAAAGTTGGGAATTCAGCTGATTAACTCCCCGGAAGGAAACAGGGACTCCGTGGCAGAGCATGTTGTAGGAATGTTGCTGATTCTTATGAATCGCCTGTTTATAGCTTCCCAGGAAGTGAAAAACGGAATTTGGCTGCGCGAAGAAAACAGAGGTGATGAATTGCTAGGGAAAACTGTTGGGCTGATTGGTTATGGAAATATGGGCAAGGCGACTGCGAAAAGACTTTCCGGTTTTGGCTGTACTGTGATTTTCCATGATATTTTACCTGGTCTTTCTGATGAATATGCTACACAAGTTTCTTTAAAAGATCTGAAGGAAAGGGCTGAAGTTTTAAGCTTACATATTCCTTTGACCGACGAATCTTATTATCTGATCGATGGACCATTCATTTCCGATATGAAAAATGATTTCTATTTTGTAAATACGGCAAGAGGGAAAAATATTGAAACGAAAAGTTTAGTTGAGGCTTTAAGAGCTGGGAAAGTAAAAGGGGCATGTCTTGACGTACTAGAGTTTGAGAAATCTTCTTTTGAAAACTTAGAGGCAGGGGAAAATGAAGACCTGCAATATCTGCTGGAATCAGAAAAAGTAATTGTAACACCACACATAGCGGGATGGACGCATCAAAGCAAAGAAAAATTGGCCCAGGTTATTGTGGATAAGATTGTCGCTAAGTTCGCTGGTTAA